One Ornithorhynchus anatinus isolate Pmale09 chromosome 2, mOrnAna1.pri.v4, whole genome shotgun sequence DNA segment encodes these proteins:
- the OCM gene encoding oncomodulin isoform X1, which translates to MINNQHNTWKLGNVFTFLCTCISILNRLKMSITDVLSAADIAAALKECQDPDSFNHKQFFQTSGLAKKSASQVKDIFRFIDNDQSGFLDEDELKFFLQKFESGARVLTSSETKSLMAAADHDGDGKIGADEFQEMVHS; encoded by the exons ATGATAAATAATCAACACAATACCTGGAAATTAGGCAATGTGTTTACCTTTCTTTGTACTTGTATATCTATCTTGAACAGGTTGAAAATGAGCATCACTGATGTTCTTAGTGCTGCAGATATTGCTGCTGCCCTGAAGGAGTGCCAAG ACCCAGATTCCTTCAACCATAAACAATTCTTCCAGACCTCTGGCCTGGCCAAGAAGAGTGCTAGTCAGGTGAAGGATATCTTCCGGTTCATAGACAATGATCAAAGTGGATTCCTTGATGAAGATGAACTCAA GTTCTTCCTCCAGAAGTTTGAAAGCGGTGCTAGAGTGCTGACCAGCTCAGAAACAAAGTCCCTGATGGCTGCTGCAGATCATGATGGAGACGGCAAAATTGGGGCCGATG
- the OCM gene encoding oncomodulin isoform X2 gives MLKMSITDVLSAADIAAALKECQDPDSFNHKQFFQTSGLAKKSASQVKDIFRFIDNDQSGFLDEDELKFFLQKFESGARVLTSSETKSLMAAADHDGDGKIGADEFQEMVHS, from the exons GTTGAAAATGAGCATCACTGATGTTCTTAGTGCTGCAGATATTGCTGCTGCCCTGAAGGAGTGCCAAG ACCCAGATTCCTTCAACCATAAACAATTCTTCCAGACCTCTGGCCTGGCCAAGAAGAGTGCTAGTCAGGTGAAGGATATCTTCCGGTTCATAGACAATGATCAAAGTGGATTCCTTGATGAAGATGAACTCAA GTTCTTCCTCCAGAAGTTTGAAAGCGGTGCTAGAGTGCTGACCAGCTCAGAAACAAAGTCCCTGATGGCTGCTGCAGATCATGATGGAGACGGCAAAATTGGGGCCGATG
- the OCM gene encoding oncomodulin isoform X3 — MSITDVLSAADIAAALKECQDPDSFNHKQFFQTSGLAKKSASQVKDIFRFIDNDQSGFLDEDELKFFLQKFESGARVLTSSETKSLMAAADHDGDGKIGADEFQEMVHS; from the exons ATGAGCATCACTGATGTTCTTAGTGCTGCAGATATTGCTGCTGCCCTGAAGGAGTGCCAAG ACCCAGATTCCTTCAACCATAAACAATTCTTCCAGACCTCTGGCCTGGCCAAGAAGAGTGCTAGTCAGGTGAAGGATATCTTCCGGTTCATAGACAATGATCAAAGTGGATTCCTTGATGAAGATGAACTCAA GTTCTTCCTCCAGAAGTTTGAAAGCGGTGCTAGAGTGCTGACCAGCTCAGAAACAAAGTCCCTGATGGCTGCTGCAGATCATGATGGAGACGGCAAAATTGGGGCCGATG